In a single window of the Elaeis guineensis isolate ETL-2024a chromosome 4, EG11, whole genome shotgun sequence genome:
- the LOC105042909 gene encoding probable aquaporin PIP1-2: protein MEGKEEDVKLGANKFAERQPIGTAAQSQDKDYKEPPPAPLFEPGELRSWSFYRAGIAEFMATFLFLYISILTVVGVAKAPSKCSTVGIQGIAWAFGGMIFALVYCTAGISGGHINPAVTFGLLLARKLSLIRAVFYMVMQCLGAICGVGVVKGFQTGLYESNGGGANVVARGYTKGAGLGAEIIGTFVLVYTVFSATDAKRNARDSHVPILAPLPIGFAVFLVHLATIPITGTGINPARSLGAAVIYNQRHAWDDMWIFWVGPFCGAALAAIYHQIVIRAIPFKSRP from the exons atggaggggaAGGAGGAGGATGTTAAGCTTGGAGCTAACAAGTTCGCGGAGAGGCAGCCCATAGGGACTGCAGCGCAGAGCCAGGACAAGGACTACAAGGAGCCACCACCAGCACCACTGTTTGAGCCGGGGGAGCTCAGGTCATGGTCCTTCTACAGGGCTGGAATCGCCGAGTTCATGGCCACCTTCCTCTTCCTCTACATCAGCATCCTCACTGTTGTGGGTGTGGCGAAGGCCCCCAGCAAGTGCTCCACTGTGGGCATCCAGGGGATTGCTTGGGCCTTCGGAGGCATGATCTTTGCCTTGGTCTACTGCACTGCTGGCATCTCTG GTGGCCACATCAACCCTGCAGTGACCTTTGGCCTGCTGTTGGCAAGGAAGCTGTCCCTGATCAGGGCCGTTTTCTACATGGTGATGCAGTGCCTGGGTGCCATCTGTGGTGTTGGCGTGGTCAAGGGCTTCCAGACGGGTCTCTATGAGAGCAATGGTGGTGGAGCCAATGTTGTTGCCCGTGGCTACACCAAGGGTGCCGGCTTGGGTGCTGAGATTATTGGCACCTTTGTCCTTGTTTACACTGTCTTCTCTGCAACCGATGCCAAGAGGAATGCCAGAGATTCTCATGTTCCT ATTCTTGCTCCCTTGCCTATTGGGTTTGCTGTTTTCCTTGTCCACTTGGCCACCATCCCCATCACTGGCACTGGCATCAACCCTGCTAGAAGTCTTGGAGCTGCTGTCATCTACAACCAGCGCCATGCCTGGGATGACATG TGGATCTTCTGGGTGGGTCCCTTCTGTGGAGCTGCCCTTGCTGCCATCTACCACCAGATAGTCATCAGAGCCATTCCATTCAAGAGCAGGCCTTGA